Within Antennarius striatus isolate MH-2024 chromosome 22, ASM4005453v1, whole genome shotgun sequence, the genomic segment ATAACAGTCTGAACGTCTGATTGGAGGAGCAGGACCTGGAGTCTCCGCCTCCAACCAATCAGCCTTCAAGAAGCTGACAGAAGGACGAACAGGCTGGTGTCTCCAGACGTCATCAAGAGTTTTGCTGaagaaaagagcaaaaagaaTGAACTTGGACCCAAACGTGTGTCgataaagttagggttagggttagtttctCACCAGTAGGGGGCGCCCTTTGGTTTCTATGGGCAGCAGGAAGCTGCCGGCGGCGCACAGCAAACAGGCTATGGCGAAGGGGCCGAGGGCCAGAACCACCGACCGGGACATCAGAACCTGAACCACACGCAGGGCGGTCAGCAACCCAGAACCCAGGACCCGGGACCCGGAAACCGAGACCCAGGAACCGGGACCCGGGAGCAGAGTCCTTAGACCTGGGAACCGGGACCAGAGACCTGATGCCCCGCCTCCCAGCACTCACCTGAGCGATGAACGGCGCGATCATTCCTCCGATGCGACTGAAGGAGGTGCAGAAGCCCAAGCCCAGAGAACGAGCCACCGTGGGATACACCTGAAAGGGACACCGCCCGCTTAGCTCAGACCAGAAGGGCCCAGCGGCCCCCCGGGTCCAGACGCACCTCAGCGGTGTAGATGTAGACCACGTTGAAGTTCATGGACACCAGGGAGCGCAGCAGGAACAGCAGCACCGTGAACCCGAACCTGGAAGACCAACCAATCATCAGCCTGGAGGTCCCGATGCACCTGAACCCCGTCAGACTGGAGCCCCTCCCACTCCAGGCtggagccccgcccctccaggaCCCCATTGGTCCTTACATGGTGGAGCAGATGTTGAGCATCATGAACAGACCGGCCGACACCAGCTGCAGGACCGTCAGGCTCCGCCTCCGTCCAATCACGTTCAGCAGGCAGATGTTGATGGGGATCACtggaaggagaggatgaggaggtcaggccctgacccctgacccctccTCCAGACCCCCGGCGTGCGGCCTTACGAGCGACCTCCCCCAGGCAGCTGATGAGCAGCGTCTGGTAGTCGTTCATGGCGAAGGCGATGCAGTAGCACCGCCCGTCCAGGTGGAGGTGCTTGACGTCGTGGTCCCGCCCCCCGTCCGTCACACACAGCAGGTTCTTCTCCAGCAGCTCCGAGCTGCTCAGCACCGAGCCGTAGTACGCGAAGGACGCCACGAACCTTCAGCCGGCAAGAGACAGCGCTGATAGGCTGAAGCCCACctgaggggcggagccagagctCCCCTACAAACCCCTGAATAACACAGGCAAACCCAGAACCAGGATCGGGACCAGCCGGGTCCTGGTTCCGGTCCTGACAGGAGGAGGCGTTACCATGAGTACCAGAGCAGCAGCGATGTGGTCCTGAAGGGGGGGTTCAGCAGGAGCCGCCAGCTCCCCCTCTCCGTCTGCAACGACACAGGTCACCAGGAGGGGGCGTCGACCTCCCACCGACACGCCCACAGACAACTCACCACCACTGACTCCGCCCACAGACAACTCACCACCACTGACTCCGCCCACCAGACAACTCACCACCACTGACTCCGCCCACCACTGACTCCGCCCACCAGACAACTCACCACCACTGACTCCGCCCACCAGACAACTCACCACCACTGACTCCGCCCACCAGACAACTCACCACCACTGACTCCGCCCACCAGACAACTCACCACCACTGACTCCACCAGACGACCTGGAGGAAGAGCGGCGCCGTTCATTCTGGCGATCTTCTCCAAAGTCCTGACGGCGGCGTCGTAGTTTCCTGCCGACACGTTGTAGCGCGCCGACTCTGGGATGAACTGAGGGAGTCAGAGACGAGTCAGAGACGAGTCAGAGACGAGTCAGAGACGAGTCAGATTGAGTCAGAGACGAGTCAGAGACGAGTCAGAGACGAGTCAGAGACGAGTCAGAGACGAGACAGAGACGAGTCAGAGACGAGACAGAGACGAGTCAGAGACGAGTCAGAGACGAGTCAGAGACGAGTCAGAGACGAGTCAGAGACGAGTCAGATTGAGTCAGAGACGAGTCAGAGACGAGACAGACAGATGCTACATCCTTGGAGGAAACGTCTTCCTGCTTTGGAGTTTGTTCTCAacggaagaggaagaggaggaggaagaggaggataaGACAGGTGAGGGCCGTCTCAccttgaagaggaagaggaggatgacgcTGGGGGCCACCGACAGGCGGATCATCCACCTCCAGCCCAGGGTGGGAACCACCAGCATCCCTAGTATGATGATCAGCATGGAGCCCAACATCCAGAAGATCTGATGGAGACGaagagcatgctgggaaacgTCTGAACCTGCACCGTTAGATCCGCCCCCCCGGGGCAGGATGACTGACCACCAATGAGAGAGAGGCTCGGTCATTACAGTCACAACCAATCATTACCGACGAGCACAACGCCGCCGCCGTCAGCACGCCACCCTGTAATTAATGACCACAGCGAAAGGCGGTGATGTCACACCCAGACAATGAGATCACGGGTTCAACGCCGCCTGAGGCCTCGGTATCACTGGGAGAAACGGCTCCGCCCCCTGGCCACCAGGCGTTTGATCCAGACGGAGCCTGAAGCTGATCATGTGACTTGAGCTACATGACAGCATGACATCACAGGTGAGACCCTGACCCTGATCCACCTGCCAGACCCCCACGATAACCCCGCCCCCGATAACCACACCCCGATAACCCCGCCCCACGATGGTGGACTCACGGTGGCCAGCGGCAGCAGGGAGGCGCGGTACTTGGCGGGGATGAACTCGGTCTTCAGCACGAACCTGGAACAACAGCAGAATGGTTACCACGGGAACAATAGCCGCCGGTTACCGTGCCGACCGGACACTGACCCCTGCGACACGCCGGCGACCCCGCAGCCCACCATGCTGCGCAGGAAAATGAACCAGCCGTAGGACGGGGCGAAGGACgtgagcagagagaagtaggcGCTCCACGCGAACCCCCCGAACACCACCTGTCacgcagcagccaatcagagcacagcAGCGTCACATGACCTGCAGCGTCACATGACCTGCCACGTCATATGACCTGCAGTCCAACAGGTTTCTGACCGTCCAGCGTCCGTATCGATCAGCCACGTATCCGCTGAGAACGCCGCACAGCATGAAGCCCAGGAACACCATCTGGGGGGGAGACGGGGGAGACGAGGGACAGATGGGTGAGACTGGTAACAGATGGGTGAGACGAGTTACAGACGGATGTAGGGGCGGGGTCATGGGGTCACATGATGAGGCGGGTGAGGCGGATGACCCACCGTGGACACCAGGGCGACCTGCCAGTCCTCCAGACGCCACTCACAGCGGATCTCTGGAGACACGACGGCTAACAGCATGATCTCCATGGCCTCcaccacctacacacacacacacacacacacacacacacacacacacacacacacagacacacacacacacacacacacagacagacacacacacacacacacacacacacacacacacacacacacacacacacacacacacacacacacacacacagacagacacacacacacacacacagacacacacacacacacacacagacacacacacacacacacacacacacagacacacacacacagacagacacacacacacacgttacagcCTGTTGGGGGCGGAGCTAGGCCGTCAGCCAATGGCGTCCTCACGTTGGAGCTCCCCATGATGACGAACAGCAGGATGTGGAAGCGGCCGAAGCCGATGGTCTCCACCGCCTCCTCCACCGTGAAGCTCTGCTCCAGGCCTGGGGGGTGAGGGAGGGCCAGGGAGGGGTCAGGACCGGGTCGGGACCCGCCTCGGGTCAGGACCCCCCCGGGTGACCCTCGCTCACCTTTCTTCTGCTTGTGGTGCAGTTCCACCTCCTGCAACTGGATGGCGCTGACCAGCTGGGTCTTCATCCCGTCCTCCATCCTGCAACAGTCACAGCTGACAGAGGACCGGGTCCGACCGGGTCCGACCGGGTCCGACCGGGTCCGACCGGGTCCGACATCTCGAATCGGATCCACCCACAAAAGGGTCAGCCTGGttccacacagagacacacacacacacacaaacacacacacactctcacacacacacacacaaacacacacacacacacaaacacacacacacacacacacacacacacactctcacacacacacacacacacacacacacacacacacactctcacacacacacacacacacacacactctcacacacacacacacacacacacacacacacacacacacacacacacacagacacacacacacacacacacaaacacacacacagacacacacacacacacacacagacacacactctcacactcacacacactctcacactcacacacacacacacacacacacacacacacacacacacacacacacacacacacacacacacacacacactcacacacactctctcacacacacacacacacacacacacacacacacacacacacacacacactcacacacactcacacactcacacacacacacacacacacacacacacacacacacacactcacacactcacacacacacacactctcacactcacacacactctcacactcacacacacacacactcacacacactctcacacacacacacacacacacacacacacacactcacacacactctcacactcacacacacacacactctcacactcacacacacacacactctcacactcacacacacacacaacctcagcGCCACACTAACATCAAAGCCGCTCCGTGGACGGTTCGGACGGGTTCCGGGTCTCTTCAGACCCGGAACCGGTGGCGGACCCGGATTAGTGCAACGATAAAACCGGAAAGGCTCGATGTTTAACTTTACCTGCGTGACGTCACCGATCAGCAAACAGTCCGGTCAGGTTCGGTTGGGCCGCGGTGAACGGTTCGGTGAACGGTTCGGTGAACGGTTCGGTGAACGGTTCGGTGAACGGTTCTCCGGTCAGGGCTCCGTCTTCATGCCGGGATTCAGGAACCAGCTCGCGCCTTACCTGAGAATCAGGTGAACCAGGAAGTGGTAGCTGGGGGCGGGTCCAGAGGAAGGGTGGCGTGCGGAATGAggaagagtgggggggggggaagaggaagagaagaaggagaggggaggggcAGCAGGATCACcgagaacggggggggggggtgatgacgTGACACGTTTTAgttttaaaaaccaaatttaAAGATCCCAACAGACACTGTTCTGTGATCAGTTTAAAGACCGGCTCAGCTGGAGGGTCCTGATAGGCCGACGCTCATCATGTGACCCCATGACCCCGCCCCTACATCCAGGATCTCATGTCTAGTCTGAGAGTGAAGATCCCTGTGGTGTAGATCCTGATCTGGATCCATGTCAGCTCGGATGCAGTCCCGGTTCAGACTGATCCCGGTTCAGATCCAATCTGTGTCCAGACTGACCCCGGATCCGGTCCGGGTCCAGACTGACCCCGGATCCGGTCCGGGTCCAGACTGACCCCGGATCCGGTCCGGGTCCAGACTGACCCCGGATCCGGTCCGGGTCCAGACTGACCCCGGCGCTCCCACAACAAAAGACTCAGAACATCAGCAGCTTgatttgaacacattttattgtttgcaGAACCTCAGAGCCGCTGTATGGGGCCAGACCCGTCAGGGGGCCCGGACCCGTCAGGGGGCCAGACCCGTCAGGGGGCCAGACCCGTCAGGGGGCCAGACCCGTCGAGGGGCCCGGACCCGTCAGGGGGCCCGGACCCGTCAGGGGGCCAGACCCGTCAGGGGGCCAGACCCGTCAGGGGGCCCGGACCCGTCGAGGGGCCCGGACCCGTCAGGGGGCCCGGACCCGTCAGGGGGCCAGACCCGTCAGGGGGCCCGGACCCGTCAGGGGGCCCGGACCCGTCAGGGGGCCCGGACCCGTCAGGGGGCCAGACCCGTCAGGGGGCCCGGACCCGTCAGGGGGCCCGGACCCGTCAGGGGGCCCGGACCCGTCGGGGGGGACGGGTTAACTCTATCCCTGAACCCGGGTCCTCCCCCACCAGACTGAACACCCAAACTCTGAAAAGACTGATGGAACCAGTCCAGAGACACTGGATGTGGATTGGTTCTGGTgcacctgatgacatcacggccTGAAGACATCAcgacctgatgacatcacgacctgatgacatcagcgacctgatgacatcagacACACCTAGGGTTGTTTCATTAGCACCGTGTGGAACTTTTTTCGTGGGCGTGTCACACAGCTTGACTGACAGGTGCCAGGCCCAATCAGAGACAAGCTCTGCAGTCAGCGTGTTGCCGGGCGGATCTGAGTGGTTCAACAAATCAATCACAGATAAATAGATTTCTATATGTTATCTCACCAGACCGACGCCCCTCTGTacacaggccccgcccaccttcAGCCAGACCCAATAAAACATCTTCCGGTGGTTCTGTCCACCAGCTAgcagcatgctaatgctaactggACCACAGCAGCTAAAGACGCAACGtcaacatgctaacatgaggAAACCAGCGGAACCAGTCATCCTGAGAAAAACCAGTCAGCCAgagaggaaccagtcagccagagaGGAACCAGTTATCCAGAGAGAAACCAGTCATCCAGAAAGAAACCAGTCATCCAGAGGGGAACCAGTCATCCAGAGGGGAACCAGTCATCCAGAGAGGAACCAGTCATCCAGAGAGAAACCAGTCATCCAGAAAGAAACCAGTCATCCAGAGGGGAACCAGTCATCCAGAGGGGAACCAGTCATCCAGAGAGGAACCAGTCATCCAGAGAGGAACCAGTCATCCAGAGAGAGACCAGTCAGCCAGAGAGGAACCAGTCATCCAGAGGGGAACCAGTCATCCAGAggggaaccagtcagccagagaggaaccagtcatccagagagaaaccagtcatccagaggggaaccagtcatccagaggggaaccagtcagccagagaggaaccagtcatccagagagaaaccagtcatccagaggggaaccagtcatccagaggggaaccagtcatccagaggggaaccagtcagccagagaGAAACCAGTCATCCAGAGGGGAACCAGTCATCCAGAGAGGAACCAGTCATCCAGAGAGGAACCAGTCATCCAGAGAGAAACCAGTCATCCTGAGAAAAACCAGTCATCCAGAGAGGAACCAGTCATCCAGAGAGGAACCAGTCATCCAGAGAGAAACCAGTCATCCAGAGAGAAACCAGTCATCCAGAGGGGAACCAGTCATCCAGAGGGGAACCAGTCATCCAGAGAGGAACCAGTCATCCAGAGAGGAACCAGTCATCCAGAGAGAAACCAGTCATCCAGAGAGAAACCAGTCATCCAGAGGGGAACCAGTCATCCAGAGGGGAACCAGTCATCCAGAGAGGAACCAGTCATCCAGAGAGGAACCAGTCATCCAGAGAGAAACCAGTCAGCCAGAGAGGAACCAGTCATCCAGAGAGAAACCAGTCATCCAGAGAGAAACCAGTCATCCAgagaggaaccagtcagccagagaGAAACCAGTCATCCAGAGAGAAACCAGTCATCCAGAGAGAAACCAGTCAGCCAGAGAGGAACCAGTAATCCAGAGGGGAACCAGTCATCCAGAGAGAAACCAGGCAGCATACGATGCTAACGGGATCTCAATGGAAAGCAGACGCACCTGGAATCACACCTGAATCATGTTAGCTCTCAAGGTTATTCCACCAAATTGACATCAGGATTCCGtccacaagccccgccccctccaccaGGGTTAGTCCCACTGGCGGGAAAGACCCACATTGATCTGGTTCCCACTGGTTTCACTCCCACAGAAATATTCTAAAGGCACCTGCCAGCTGATCAACTCGGCTTTAGTGCCCCGCCCACAAACGTATGAACGCAACGAATCAGGAAAGAAGAATGTTGACATCAAAGCGATGCAGCCGCCACTTTTTAGAAACTGCCACTGACACAAGAACACGAGCGAGCAGCGACACAAGCAACACGTCCACGGCTCACGAGACGACAAGCAGTACAGTCGTTGGTCCGAGTCTCAAGTCAAGACGTCAAGAAGACTCGAGTAGAAGAAAAATACATCACGAGTCAGCGCTAAAGTCTGACGTCAATGTTGTGCTCATCGGGTTCCACCCCCACACGTATTTATACCCCCACACGTATTGATACCCCCCTAAACGTATTTATACCCCCACACCTATTGATACCCCCCTAAACGTATTTATACCCCCTTAAACGTATTTATACCCCCCTAAACGTATTTATACCCCCTACATGTATTTATACCCCCCTACACGTATTTATACCCCCCCACACCTGTGGAGGCTTCTGTCGCCACCGCAGCTGTGACACATGGTGTATGCAGACATGAGGTGTGACCCGGTCCCTGTGTCTCATGAGCAGAGACCCGGTCCCTGTGTCTCATGAGCAGAGACCCGGTCCCTGTGTCTCATGAGCAGAGACCCGGTCCCTGTGTCTCATGAGCAGAGACCCGGTCCCTGTGTCTCATGAGCAGAGACCCGGTCCCTGTGTCTCATGAGCAGAGACCCGGTCCCTGTGTCTCATGAGCAGAGACCCGGTCCCTGTGTCTCATGAGCAGAGACCCGGTCCCTGTGTCTCATGAGCAGAGACCCGGTCCCTGTGTCTCATGAGCAGAGACCCGGTCCCTGTGTCTCATGAGCAGAGACCCGGTCCCGGTGGTTGATGGGAGCATGAAGGCAGTAAGTGGTAAACGAGACACAATGCTATGAGGCTAATGGTTAGCACCACAGAAGGTCCAGAGGGACATTGCACTTCAGAACTTAAGGAGGGACGATCAGACGGATGATCCACCAGAAGGTCACAACAGGTGGTTCATCCATGTGAGGAGGGGTGACACCCCGCCCCCCATGTCCAGAGGAGGAGTCAGGAGTACCATTCTTCTGTGAGGAACCATTCACTCCTGAATTTCAGGAAAGATTCTCCATTCGAGGGAAGTGAGCCATTTCAGAGGGCCTGAAGTTACAATCTGCTCCAGGAGGAGGGTTCAATTCCCTAGAACATCTGGATAGACGAACCCCTCAAGGTGGACTACCCAGCTCAGAAGTTCGGGAGGAATGATCTGCACCACCGAGTCAGGACGGGCTATCAACTCTTGGAATGTGAGGAGGACAGTCTGGTCCAGAGGATCGTGAGGGACCATCCCTTTCCACTGGGTCTGGAGGGATGTTCCACTCCAGATGATCGGGGGGCACTCACTCCAGGAAGTCAGGAAGGAATGATTCATTTCAAGAATAACTTTTCACTCCAGAAGTTCAAGGAGGAAGACCATGGACTGGTCCACTCCAAGAAGCACTTCAGTTAAAAGATGAAGAGTCAAACTCATGTCCAACGAACAATGAGCTGAGGAATGAGGACAGGCAGATGGGACCCTGTAAAGAACCGCACATGGATCATGATCCACATTTATTTTGGATGAAGGGCACAGACATCAGCTCAGAAAGTCCAAAGAGCTCGGTCCAGTTAGTAGTTTCAGGACTGGTCCTGGGTCGGTACTGGCTGAGTTCTGGAAGGGTCCAGTCTAAGGGTAGCTGGTCACAGCCACCTGTTTCTGGGCCAGACGTCGAAGCTCCTCCCTGATCGCCTTTATGAGGGAGGCGGATGTGTGGGCGGACGGCGAGGCGTCCTCCGGCGGGTATTCGGGAGTCGATGAGGTCAGGAGAAGAGGCGGAGCTGACGGGTCCCGCAACGAAGAGCTGGGCATCtggaaaacagaggaagaggagaactcaGGAAAGGACAGCACCTGTAGAGAGAAGATGAAGCGGATCAGAAACATTGAGACAAAGggacaaaaacattgagacaaagGGACAAAAACCTCTTTCCttctggcttttcccttcagggtctccacagccaatcagtgtcctccatctaaccctgtcttctcatcctcttctctcacaccaactaccttcatgtcctctttcactacatccataaacctcctctttggtcttcctctaggcctcctgcctggcagttcagaactcagcatccttctaccaatatattcactatctctcctctggacatgtccaaaccatctcagtctggcctctctgactttatctccagaacctctaacatgtgctgtccctctgatggactcattcctgatcctatccatcctggtcactcccagagagaacctcagcatcttcatctctgctacctccagctctgtctcctgtcttttcctcagtgacactgtctctagaccaaacaacatcgctggtctcaccacagttttgtacacctttcctttcattttagctgaaactcttctatcacacatcacacctgacactttcctccacccgttccatcctgcctggacacgcttcttcacctcttttccacactctccattgctctggactgttgagcctaagtacttcaaatcctccaccttcttgatctcttctccctgtaacctcactcttccacttgggtccctctcattcacacacatgtactctgtcttactgcggctaaccttcattcctctcctttccaggacaaacctccacctctctagcttctcctccacctgttccctgctctcactgcagatcacaatgtcacctgcaaacatcatagtccatggagattcctgtctaacctcgtctgtcagcctgtccatcaccatagcaacaagaaggggctcagagctgatccctgatgcagtcccacctccaccttgaactcctctgtcacacctacacacacctcaccactgtcttacagtcctcatacatgtcctgcaccgttctaacatacttctctgggactccagacttcctcatacaataccacagttcctctctggacaccctgtcatcagctttctccagatctacaaaaacacaatgcagctccctctggccttctctgtacttctctatcaacatcctcaaagcaaatactgcatctgtagtactcttttttggcatgaaaccatactgctgctcacaaatgttcacttctgcccttagtctagcttgtagggctcatcagctttattcctctgtagttgccacaactctgcacatctcccttgttcttaaaaatgggcaccagcacacttctccattcctcaggcatcttctcactatctgagatcctgttgaacaacccagtcagaaactctaccgccacctctcctagacacttccaaacctctacaggtatatcatcaggaccgactgcctttccactcttcatcctcttcaatgccctcctcacttcatcctgactaatcttttctacttcctggtccacaacagtcacctcttctagtctttgttctctctcattttccacgttcatcaactcttcaaagtactctttccatcttcccatcacactactggcacctgtcaatagacttccatccctatccttaatcaccctaacctgctgcacgtccttcccatctctgtctctctgtcttgccaaccggtacagatcagtctctccctccttactgtccaacctagcatacaagttatcataagcttcttgtttggcctttgctacctctaccttcaccttacgctgcatctccctgtactcctgtctactctcctcagtcctctcagtgtcccacttcttcttagctaacctctttctctgtatacactcctgtacctcctcattccaccaccaagtctccttatctactttccttccagatgacacaccaagtactctcctacctgtctccctgatcacattagctgtagttgtccagtcatctggaagcacctcctgaccacccagagcctgtcttaactccttcctaaaagtcatgcaacactcttcctttttcagcttccaccatttcgtcttctgctctgcctttgtcctcttcatcttcctcaccaccagagtcatcctacacaccaccatcctatgctgtttggctacactctcacctaccactactttacagtcactgatctccttcaggttacaccgtctacaccagatgtagtctacctgtgtgctcctacctccactcttataggtcaccctatgttcctgcctcttctggaagaaagtattcactacagccatttccatcctttttgcaaagtcaactaccatctgtccttctgcgttcctctcctggataccaaacctgcccatcacctcctcatcacctctgtttcctgcaccaacatgtccattgaagtctgctccaatgacaactctctcacttctaggcatgctctgcatcacttcatcaaagtccgaccagaatttctccttctcctccagctcacatcctacctgtggagcatacccactaacaacattgaacatcacaccttctatttctagcttcagactcatcactctatctgacactctttttacctccaggacattcttaacaaactcctccttcaagataactcctcctccatttctcttcccatctacaccatgatagaacaacttgaaccctgctcctaaacttctagccttgctacctttccacctggtctcctggacacacagtatgtctaccttccttctctgcatcatgtcaaccaactctctaccttttcctgtcatagttccaacattcaacgtccctactctca encodes:
- the svopl gene encoding putative transporter SVOPL; the encoded protein is MEDGMKTQLVSAIQLQEVELHHKQKKGLEQSFTVEEAVETIGFGRFHILLFVIMGSSNVVEAMEIMLLAVVSPEIRCEWRLEDWQVALVSTMVFLGFMLCGVLSGYVADRYGRWTVVFGGFAWSAYFSLLTSFAPSYGWFIFLRSMVGCGVAGVSQGFVLKTEFIPAKYRASLLPLATIFWMLGSMLIIILGMLVVPTLGWRWMIRLSVAPSVILLFLFKFIPESARYNVSAGNYDAAVRTLEKIARMNGAALPPGRLVESVVTERGSWRLLLNPPFRTTSLLLWYSWFVASFAYYGSVLSSSELLEKNLLCVTDGGRDHDVKHLHLDGRCYCIAFAMNDYQTLLISCLGEVALIPINICLLNVIGRRRSLTVLQLVSAGLFMMLNICSTMFGFTVLLFLLRSLVSMNFNVVYIYTAEVYPTVARSLGLGFCTSFSRIGGMIAPFIAQVLMSRSVVLALGPFAIACLLCAAGSFLLPIETKGRPLLQNS